The Metabacillus schmidteae nucleotide sequence ACCCGCTAGTATATTCAACAGGTGACATCATTGATACCTGGGTATATCGTACAGGTTTATTAAATTTACAATATGAGCTAGCCACTGCAGTAGGACTATTAAAGTCAGCAGCAGGATTTATCTTAATCAGTTTATCTTACTTTTTAGCTTATAAAACAACAAACTATCGTATTTTTTAATAGATTGGAGTGATACTACGTGGTCAGAGATAAGACTTTTGGTTCCAGAGCATTGGACATTTTACTCATTATTATTTTAGTTGGAATTTCAATATCCTGTATACTTCCACTTTGGTATACACTAGCTCTCTCGTTTAGCTCAAAAGCCGCTGCAAGTGCAGGTGAAGTAACATTTTGGCCTGTTGGATTTAACATAAGCGCCTATAAACAATTATTAAGCGATACTCAATTTTTTGAGTCGTTTTGGATCTCTATTCAGAGAGTTGTTTTAGGAGCAGGTCTTAATTTTCTTATTGTCCCTCTAATGGCATATCCACTTTCTAAAACAGTAAAAGACTTTAAAATGCGGAATGTGTTAATGTGGCTGCTTATTTTTACAATGTTGTTTAATGGCGGTTTAATACCTCTTTACTTAACGATTAAAGAATATAACCTACTTAATAGCATATGGTCACTTGTTTTAGTAGGTGGGGCTCAAACAATTGTATTTAATATCATCTTGGTTATTAACTTTTTCCGTAATTTACCCAAGGAGCTAGAAGAAGCTGCCCTAGTAGATGGGGCAGGACCTTGGTATATCTTATACAAATTGTATATTCCCTTATCTATTCCGGTTCTAGCAACAATTAGTTTATTTAGTATTGTCTATCATTGGAATGAATTTCTATATGGATTAATTTTTATGACAAGAGAAGAGTTTTATCCATTGCAAACATATATTCAGCAACTAACCGTTGTACTTGATCCTGCGAATATGACTGAGGATCAATATAAACGGATGAGTGAACTATCAAACAGAACATTAAATGCTGCAAAAATATTTATTGCAATGCTGCCGGTGTTAGTTGTTTATCCATTTTTACAGAGATTTTTTATCCATGGGATTACCCTTGGATCAGTAAAAGAATAAACCTATGAATTGGAGATGGATATAAATGAAGTTTAGTAATGGAAATTGGTTAAATAGAGAAGGTATTGAAATATACAGCCCTTATGAAGTGAATGCAATTGAAAGGAATGAAAAATCTTTAACTGTGTATGCACCATACAAGCATATCCAAACAAGAGGAGATACGTTAACAGGTCCTTTAATTACAATGCAGTTTTCTTCACCAATGCCTGATGTGATTAGGGTTCAAATGTACCACTTTAAAGGTGGAAAACAACTTGGACCGGAGTTTAAAATAAATTCTTCTTTACAATCAAATGTTGAAATAGAAGAGAGTGAACAGGAAGCAAGCTTAAAGAGCGGTGATTTAACAGTAAGGATTAATAAACATAATAGATGGTCAGTTGATTTTTTTAATAGTAAAGGAAGATTAACAAGCAGTGGTCCACGGAATATGGGATATGTGAAAGCTAGAAATAATGAAACCTATATGAAAGAACAACTGGGTCTGTCGGTAGGTGAGTCTGTATATGGCTTAGGAGAAAGGTTTACCGCATTCGTAAAGAATGGCCAAAGCGTTGATATATGGAATAAAGATGGAGGAACCAGCACAGAGCAAGCTTATAAAAATATCCCCTTCTACTTAACTAATCGGGGATATGGTGTGTTTGTGAATCATCCGGAAAATGTGTCATTTGAAGTCGGTTCAGAAAAAGTATCCAAAGTTCAGTTCAGCGTTAGTGGAGAATATTTAGAGTATTTTATCATTAATGGTCCTTCTCCTAAGGAGGTTTTGGAAAAATATACGAGTCTAACTGGTAAGCCAGCATTGCCGCCTGCATGGTCATTCGGACTTTGGTTAACAACATCATTTACTACAAATTATGATGAAGAAACAGTTAATCATTTTGTAGATGGGATGAAGGAGAGAGATATCCCATTACACGTTTTTCATTTTGATTGTTTCTGGATGAAAGAGTATGAATGGTGTAATTTTGAATGGGATGAACGGGTATTCCCAGATCCTGAAGGAATGTTGAGACGATTAAAAGAAAAGGGATTAAATATTTGTGTTTGGATTAATCCATACATCGGTCAACGTTCAAAGCTGTTTGATGAGGCAAGTTCAAAGGGATATCTATTACAAAAGGCAGATGGAAGTGTGTGGCAGTGGGATTTATGGCAGCCAGGTATGGGGATCGTTGACTTTACAAATCCTGAAGCATGCAAATGGTATACGTCTTATTTAAAAAAGTTACTCAATATGGGAGTTGATAGCTTTAAGACAGATTTCGGTGAACGAATTCCAACAGATGTCGTTTATTATGATGGATCAGATCCGCTAAAAATGCATAACTATTATAGCTATTTATACAATAAGGTTGTTTTTGAATTACTGGAGGAGACGCGAGGAAAAGGTGAAGCGTCCTTGTTTGCACGATCAGCAACAGCTGGAGGACAACAATTCCCGGTTCATTGGGGTGGTGATTGTGACTCTACCTATGAGGCAATGGCGGAGAGTTTACGTGGTGGCCTTTCATTAGGTATGTCCGGTTTTGGATTCTGGAGCCATGATATAGGAGGATTTGAAAGTACCTCTTCTGCGGATATATATAAACGGTGGATCGCATTCGGATTATTATCTAGCCACAGCCGATTACACGGAAGCAGATCGTATAGGGTACCTTGGTTATATGATGAAGAATCTGTTGATGTACTTCGTTTCTTTACTAAATTAAAATGCCGATTAATGCCTTATTTGTTTTCAGCCTCCTGTGATGCTTCACAAAAAGGATACCCTGTCATGAGAGCGATGCTGCTGGAATTTCCGGATGATCCTGCTGTTGAGAATTTAGATCGTCAATACATGCTTGGAGATTCCATATTGGTTGCCCCAATTTTTACAGAAGACGGCCAAGTTTCTTTTTATCTCCCATCAGGAACATGGACGCATTTCTTAACTGGGGAAACAGTAGATGGAGGCACTTGGAGAAAAGAAGTACATGGATATCAAAGTTTACCTTTATATGTTCGCCCAAATAGTTTAGTAGCAATTGGTCAGGAAGAATATAGACCTGATTATCATTACCAGGATAATGTGGAGATCCATTTATTTGAATTGGAAGAAGGAATAGAGACATCTACAATTATATATGACAAGAATGGAACTGAAAGCTTTAGTGTGGAAGCAAAACGGGAGGACAATACAATCTATATTTCAACGAATGGTACTTCGAATCATTGGAGTATGTTTTTAAGAGGGATTCAAGAGGTACATTCATGTGAAGGTCTATCAATTGAGAAGACGGAAAAAGGTGTTCGTTTACTACCTAATCAAGCGGTTAAGAAACTGAGTGTACGTTTAAAGTAGAAAGTAATTCATAACCACTTTCAACCTAATCAGTAAATGGTTTTCCTAGAGTTAATACACGTTTTGTATAACCATTTACTGATTTTCTAGAGGGAAAATCGTTATTAATCTTAATGGGGTCTACCAGTGAGGAGGATGTAATAATGGAAATAAACGGTTTGATGGGAAGTTTTTATAAAATATCTGTTCTCATTACACGATTCACTTTTACTAATCTAATATGGCTCTTCTTAAATTTCCCTATCGTTTATATTATGTTAAGCCTTATGGTCAATGATATGACACATATGTCATTGCAATTGCTGCCCTTTGCGATTTTACTACCACTATTATTTTTTCCCGCAACATGTGCCATGTTTGCAGTAGTAAGAAGATGGATATTGGGTGAGGGAGATGTACGGATATTTCAAGCATTTTTGAAATACTACAAAGAAAACTACAAACAGAGCGTTAAAGGCGGGTTTATATTTGGTTTTTTATGGCTTAGTTTATTTTTAAATTACTTCGTATTTTTTTATCAACAATCAATGATCTTTACCTACATGTTTATTGGATTGGCAGCTTTCCTTTTCACATGGAACACTTATTTCTTTTCCATGATCGTACACTTTGAAATGAAACTTCTACCGAGTTTAAAAAGTTCATTGTTGGTTACAATAGGAAATCCCATATCTTCAGCAGGAGTTGCTATCATCAATGGAATTCTTATTGTTTTAAGCCTGAAGTTTACATTTATCATTGCCTTCTTTCTGGGTTCACTAAGTGTATACTGTTCCTTTTTCTATTTTTATAAAGTTATAAAGAAGACAATGAGAAAAATTAGTACTGTTAATATGGCTTGAAAAACGCAACGTATTGGCTAAAATTACGTTGCGTTTTTTCTTTTAAGCTAGGAAACCTCATATTGGTATTCTGCAGATAACTGGTTTTGCCTACTAAAATGCTTTAATAGATAAAGATAAAAGCCTTACTTACAAGTTAAGGCTATTAAATTGATATTCACCTATTGACCTGGAACGCGTTTCATACATTACACTCATAACCAAGAAATAATAGCGAGGAGAGATACTTGTGTTTGGACTAATCCTATTATGTTTTGTTATCTATTCTGCAGCTTATTTGTGTATGAAAAGTTCCGGGCAATCGTTAAAAGTAAAACCGATTCATGACTTCGACGATTATTTTGTTGAAGCTAATGGTAGAATGAAATCAGAAGAAAACTGTCAAAACGAGTAAAGGTGAGAATATGACAAATATTAGAGACTTAGCTAAAATGGCTGGGGTTTCGGTCACAACAGTTTCTCGTGTCATCAATAACCATCCATATGTTAGTGAGGAAAAGAAGGATGCCGTCTTAAAGGCAATAGAAACTAGTAATTACCATAAAAATATGAATGCTGTTCATTTAAGCAGAGGAAAAACACTATTAATGGGGGTTGTCCTGCCATATTCAGATCATCCTTATTTTGCTCTTCTTTTAAAGGGGATCGCAAAGCAGGCACTTGAAAATAATTATAAATTAGTTTTGTTTCAAACAGATTATCAGGAAAGTAGAGAACTGGAAGCATTACAAATGCTGAAGCATAAGCAAATTGATTCTCTGATTATATGTTCAAGAAGTTGTGATGTTTCTGTTATTGAAGAACATTTACAATATGGACCAATCGTATTATGTGAAAATATTCAGGGAAAAGAGTTATCTACAACATTTATCAATCACTATAACACATTTACTGATGCACTAGAGTATTTGTATCAAAAAGGGCATAGAAACATTGGCTATTGCATTGGAAGAAAGTATGGAACAAATAGCCGTGAGCGAGAATTAGCCTATAAAGACTTTTTGACCAAGCATCAGTTAGAATACCATCGAAAGTATATTATGGATCATTGTCTTTATTTTGAGGACGGTGAGAAAGTGATCAAAAAAGTGCTGAAAATGACTTCTCCTCCTTCTGCCTTAATTGTGACAAATGATCAGGTTGCAGCTGGAATTGTAACTACATGCCAAAATTCCCAACTGTCGATTCCAAAACAGCTTGCGATCATTGGATTTGATAATCAACCGATTGCAAGAATGATGAACATTACATCTTTTGAATTACCCCTTGAGGAAATGGGGGAAAATATGTTTCTTCAAGCGGTACATTCAGAGGTTACCCATCAAGAGTTTTCTGTTCAATTTATTGAAAGAGGAACAGTATGAAATCAGTATTATGTAAAATATCATTTTTTTACTATATAATGACAAGTGGTAAGTAAAACGAAAGGTGGAATCACGATGACAAATCGCAGCGTAATATTTTTTGATATAGACGGAACATTGCTGACACATGATAAAATGTTACCAGCCTCTACGAAGGAAGCGATCTTTCAATTAAAGGATCTGGGGCATGAAGTCGCAATTGCAACTGGTCGTGCTCCTTTTATGTTTGAGGATTTGCGCGAGGAATTGGATATTCATACATATGTAAGCTACAACGGTCAGTATGTTGTATTAAATGGAGATGTCGTATACTCAAACCCGTTGAATATAGAAGCACTTGAAAAATTAACAGAAACAGCCCTTTTAAATGAACATCCGGTTGTGTTTATGGACCATGAAGATATGAAAGCAAATGTTCCTGAGCATGAGTATATTAATGAAAGTATTAGCACATTGAAAGTTAATCATTTCCCTACTCATGACCCGCATTATTATAAAGGACGTGATTTATACCAATCACTTCTTTTCTGTCGTGAAGGAGAAGAAATGCAATACGAAAAAACCTTCAAAGACTTTGATTTTATCAGGTGGCATCCTCTTTCAGTAGATATTCTACCTAATGGAGGTTCCAAAGCAAAAGGAATTGAAAAGCTCGTTGAAAGACTGGGATTCTCACCAGAACGCCAATATGCTTTTGGGGACGGCTTAAATGATATTGATATGCTTTCAAAAATCACAAATAGTGTAGCAATGGGAAATGCTGAAGAATCAGTAAAGGCTGTAGCAAAACATGTGACAAAATCTGTTGATAAAGATGGAATTGTTTATGGATTGCAAATGGTTGGTTTATTACCTAAATAGGTTTAGGTTAATTAAGAGCAGAAGATCCTTAGCATCTCGAAAAATGAGGTGGTAAGGATTTTTTTGCGCCTCTTATTTAAATAAAGGGCATAATTTGTTGCTTTTACTACAGTTTATGGTAAAAATAAGTTCGTTCCATCGCGCTGCAGACACTCGCTTTCCACGGGGAGGAAGCTGAGCCTCCTGATATGAACGAAACTGTCAAGGCTCCCACTCTAAATTAGTAATTGAATGATTTTTGGGTATCTTTAAGAAGAGAAGCTATTTTCGGCTTCTTTACTTTGTTGTCCTATTAGCCTTTCAGGCTAGATTAACTCCTTCTTTAGCTTACTAACCCATCCTCAACTCTAAGAATGGCTGTCAAGTGTTCTCCTTGACTGCTATTCTTAGAGTTGAGATACTGCGTTAAGCTAAGGAAGAAATAATGAATTATCCTTACCTCCTGATTACTTTATTTGAATAGACGATAAGAATACGGCACGAAGGCAAAATCTCTACTGCGGTTAGCATCCTGATATTCGTGGGTTATCACAATTTATCTTTCCGTATAAAGGACTTTTCCACTAACTCGGCGCGTGCGTTAATCTAATTAAGATTAGCACAGAGGAGGCGCGTGGATTTTCCTTTCCGGTATTTTACTTTGCCTTCGAGCCCTATTCTCATGGATCTATTTTAAAATCTACAAAATCTGAATCATTTAAAAAACTTTAATAAATCGAATTTTAAAGACCTATTTAATACTCAAGCTCTTGAAGCCTCTTCTACCTCTTGTGCAATAGCCCAAATAAAACCTGCCAACTCTCTTGCCACTGCAGTAATTGCTTTACCGTGTTCTTTCCCTCTAGATATTAGTCGAAAATATTTTCGATGAAGTCGATTTTGAGCTTTCCAGGATATCGCTTGAACTGTTGGCGATTGACCATCTTGACGTCTTTTTAATTCCCCTTTAACTGCAGGTTGATATCTATAGCTCCATGCAGCTTCAATTAATAAACGTCTAACATGTCGATTTCCTGTTTTTGTCGTATCTCCTTGTCTTCTTTTATCACCACTAGAGGATTCGCTCGGAATTAGCCCAATATAAGCCATAAATTTTTTGGGAGTTCGAAAACGCCTAAATGAACCAATTTCAGCCGCAAGACTAGTAGCCGTTACAAGGGCTACACCCCTTAATGCTTGTAGGGCTTGAATTATTGGTGCATGAACACCTTCAATAGATTGTACTTTAATTTCCTCTTCGAGCCTTCGAACACGTTGTTCTAATTCTTTTATTTGGTGATAATATTCTTGGAAAACAACTCGTAAAGAGGACTTTTCAAACTTCAAAGCATCTAACCATTCGCGGTACTTTTTAGTCCATTTATTAACCCCAGTTGGTGGTTTAATATTATTACGTAATAAAAATTTAGTTAAACGATGTTTAGCTCTTAGCTCATCTTCTTTTGCATCTTCACGTGCTCTTACTAAATCTCGGAGAGCTTCGTCTTCTGGAGTTGGAACATAAATAGAAGTTAATTCACCTGATCGATATAACGCCGCTACTCGAATTGAATCCCGACGATCAGTTTTTATACGCTCACCTGGCCTTTTAGGAATTAATGACGGAGCAATCACTTCACAATGGACACCCAACGAGGTTAATAATCTATATAATGGATATCCAGTTGGTCCTGCTTCATAACACACTCGTAGAGTGTGAGGTTCTCCAAGCTTCTTCATTAATTTCCTTATTGCTTCAGGTGTATGTGCAATCATTCCGTAATATCTAGGCTCTTCACGGCCCTCTTCTGCAATAGCGACAGCAATTTTTTCTTTTGATACGTCTAAACCTACAAATTTTATGGTATCCTTCATAATAACTAGCTCCTTCCGTAATGTAGCTCTGATTTGGTTTTTGTTTACTTACCAATAAACATTCTTACCAAATTAACCTACGAATTTACGAGTAAGGAGCTAGTTTCGTTCATGATAACTCAGCTTCGCCTGCGGGGTCTCAGCCTTTCCTCACTTCCCGCAGGAGTCGAGTGTCTTCCGCTCCATTCCACTATAGATGTAAAAATATTATCGTAAAAGCAACAATCTTTGCAAAAAAAGCAAAAAAATATAAGGTTTCAATCACATTATAACTTTTCCTTATCTTAATTCATAAACTGAATGTAATTTTCTTATCGCATCCTAGTCATTATAATAAAGTAGAAGATGGAAAAAATGAAATCGAGAGATGGAGGAGAACGAGTTGAATAACAAAAATGATGTGAAAAAGCAGTTTGGTCGTAGTGCAAATGATTATGTAGAAAGTCAAATACACCGAAAAGGTACAGATTTGAAGATGTTGCTGGAGATGGCCTCTATAACTGGAAACGAAGAGGTTCTTGATGTTGCAACTGGAGGTGGACATACAGCAAATGCTTTTGCTCCCGTTGTTAGACAGGTTACTGCAATGGATTTAACACCTGAAATGCTGACTGCTTCTGAAAAATTCATTCAAACTAACGGCCATTCTAACGTTTTGTTTGTTGAAGGTGATGCTGAAAAAATGCCATTCTCTAATGAAGCCTTTGATATTGTTACTTGCCGTATTGCTCCTCACCATTTCCCGAACATTGAAAAATTTATTCGAGAAGTTTATCGTGTGTTAAAATGTGGTGGACAATTTTTATTAAATGATAATGTTGCACCCGAAAATGATGAGTTCGATCACTTTTATAATAAGATTGAAAAATTGAGAGACTATAGTCATTATCGAGCTTGGAAAAAAACAGAGTGGATCGGGAAGATAGAATTAGCCGGTTTTGAAATTCATGAAATCTCTCGTTTTGAGAAAAGATTTGAATTTATGGGCTGGTGTGACCGTATGCAGTTGTCCGAAAAAGAAAAAGAGAAAGTAACTAATACTATTCTTAATGCCCCGGAAAAAGTAAAACATAAATTTCGAATTGTTACAGAGGAAAACAAAGTGATGTCGTTTTGCGGAGAAGCTATGTTGTTGAAGGCGATAAAAAGGTGAACATGAAAAAATACCGTCTTCCTATAAAGGTTGACGGTATTTTAATAAAAACTATTTCTCTGAAATGAACGATTCAATTAATGCCATTGGTAGCTGAAATTTATTTTTTTCAATTGTAATAATGGAGTCTGTTTTATCCTGCTCAGCTGCTGTTTCTTTATACGCATTCACTTCCCGGTTAAGACGCTCCATTTTTTGATCAAGCTGTGTTGCAACAGTCGCTGCTTCCTTAAGTTCTTGTCTTAATCTCTTCGGAATTTCCTTATTATATTTATAGTAGATTTTATGTTCTAAACTTGCCCAAAAGTCCATTGCAATAGTCCGGATTTGAACCTCTACATTTACGATTTCCTCACGATCTGACATAAATATAGGGATTTCTAAGATCATATGGAGACTTTGGTATCCGTTAGGCTTTGGATTTTTGATGTAATCCTTATATTCGACGACATGAATATCCTTTTGGCGTGAGAGCATGTTGCTAATTTCATAAATGTCAGAGATGAAAGAAACATTAATTCTAATTCCTGCAATATCACGAATATTGTCCTTAATAGAGTCAAGAGACAAAGGACATCCCTTTTTTATGACTTTTTTGAAGATGCTTTCCGGTGACTTTAAACGCGATTTCACATGTTCAATTGGGTTATAGTCATGGATATATGTGAATTCGTCCTTTAAAATATTAATTTTCGTATTTAATTCATCTAAAGCAAATTGATAAGCCATCATAAATCGTGTTAATTCTACTTTGATTTTTTTTAGATCTTGTAGATTTAATTGTTCTGTGCTCATTATAGATTACCTCTCTTGGTGTGTAGGTGATTATTTTTTTAGACGTTCAATCACATATCATTATAACAATAACACCTTTATTATACCTTAAAATCTCTATTAATTGTGCCACGAGCTTGTAAAGCTTTACTTAAACCTCTGTCGATCATCCCCTGCATGACTTATGAGTGGTTGCTAACACATAGTTTTTTTAATAAAAAAACCTCCTATTTATAAGCATGTGTTTCACTGTATAAATAGAAGATTTTAAGTCATATTATATTTTGTTTAATTTCCCTAATTTAATAAAACCTGCTTGATACAAAGCTTGCAAGATGATGATGAGCGCTGGACCTGCAATCAATCCTATAAAGCCAATTAACTCAAAGCCAACATACATACTGATCAAAGCGGAGAGAGCACTGATCCCTATG carries:
- a CDS encoding IS110 family RNA-guided transposase; the protein is MKDTIKFVGLDVSKEKIAVAIAEEGREEPRYYGMIAHTPEAIRKLMKKLGEPHTLRVCYEAGPTGYPLYRLLTSLGVHCEVIAPSLIPKRPGERIKTDRRDSIRVAALYRSGELTSIYVPTPEDEALRDLVRAREDAKEDELRAKHRLTKFLLRNNIKPPTGVNKWTKKYREWLDALKFEKSSLRVVFQEYYHQIKELEQRVRRLEEEIKVQSIEGVHAPIIQALQALRGVALVTATSLAAEIGSFRRFRTPKKFMAYIGLIPSESSSGDKRRQGDTTKTGNRHVRRLLIEAAWSYRYQPAVKGELKRRQDGQSPTVQAISWKAQNRLHRKYFRLISRGKEHGKAITAVARELAGFIWAIAQEVEEASRA
- a CDS encoding LacI family DNA-binding transcriptional regulator — its product is MTNIRDLAKMAGVSVTTVSRVINNHPYVSEEKKDAVLKAIETSNYHKNMNAVHLSRGKTLLMGVVLPYSDHPYFALLLKGIAKQALENNYKLVLFQTDYQESRELEALQMLKHKQIDSLIICSRSCDVSVIEEHLQYGPIVLCENIQGKELSTTFINHYNTFTDALEYLYQKGHRNIGYCIGRKYGTNSRERELAYKDFLTKHQLEYHRKYIMDHCLYFEDGEKVIKKVLKMTSPPSALIVTNDQVAAGIVTTCQNSQLSIPKQLAIIGFDNQPIARMMNITSFELPLEEMGENMFLQAVHSEVTHQEFSVQFIERGTV
- a CDS encoding Cof-type HAD-IIB family hydrolase; this encodes MTNRSVIFFDIDGTLLTHDKMLPASTKEAIFQLKDLGHEVAIATGRAPFMFEDLREELDIHTYVSYNGQYVVLNGDVVYSNPLNIEALEKLTETALLNEHPVVFMDHEDMKANVPEHEYINESISTLKVNHFPTHDPHYYKGRDLYQSLLFCREGEEMQYEKTFKDFDFIRWHPLSVDILPNGGSKAKGIEKLVERLGFSPERQYAFGDGLNDIDMLSKITNSVAMGNAEESVKAVAKHVTKSVDKDGIVYGLQMVGLLPK
- a CDS encoding GTP pyrophosphokinase, which produces MSTEQLNLQDLKKIKVELTRFMMAYQFALDELNTKINILKDEFTYIHDYNPIEHVKSRLKSPESIFKKVIKKGCPLSLDSIKDNIRDIAGIRINVSFISDIYEISNMLSRQKDIHVVEYKDYIKNPKPNGYQSLHMILEIPIFMSDREEIVNVEVQIRTIAMDFWASLEHKIYYKYNKEIPKRLRQELKEAATVATQLDQKMERLNREVNAYKETAAEQDKTDSIITIEKNKFQLPMALIESFISEK
- a CDS encoding class I SAM-dependent methyltransferase — its product is MNNKNDVKKQFGRSANDYVESQIHRKGTDLKMLLEMASITGNEEVLDVATGGGHTANAFAPVVRQVTAMDLTPEMLTASEKFIQTNGHSNVLFVEGDAEKMPFSNEAFDIVTCRIAPHHFPNIEKFIREVYRVLKCGGQFLLNDNVAPENDEFDHFYNKIEKLRDYSHYRAWKKTEWIGKIELAGFEIHEISRFEKRFEFMGWCDRMQLSEKEKEKVTNTILNAPEKVKHKFRIVTEENKVMSFCGEAMLLKAIKR
- a CDS encoding YesL family protein — translated: MEINGLMGSFYKISVLITRFTFTNLIWLFLNFPIVYIMLSLMVNDMTHMSLQLLPFAILLPLLFFPATCAMFAVVRRWILGEGDVRIFQAFLKYYKENYKQSVKGGFIFGFLWLSLFLNYFVFFYQQSMIFTYMFIGLAAFLFTWNTYFFSMIVHFEMKLLPSLKSSLLVTIGNPISSAGVAIINGILIVLSLKFTFIIAFFLGSLSVYCSFFYFYKVIKKTMRKISTVNMA
- the yicI gene encoding alpha-xylosidase — translated: MKFSNGNWLNREGIEIYSPYEVNAIERNEKSLTVYAPYKHIQTRGDTLTGPLITMQFSSPMPDVIRVQMYHFKGGKQLGPEFKINSSLQSNVEIEESEQEASLKSGDLTVRINKHNRWSVDFFNSKGRLTSSGPRNMGYVKARNNETYMKEQLGLSVGESVYGLGERFTAFVKNGQSVDIWNKDGGTSTEQAYKNIPFYLTNRGYGVFVNHPENVSFEVGSEKVSKVQFSVSGEYLEYFIINGPSPKEVLEKYTSLTGKPALPPAWSFGLWLTTSFTTNYDEETVNHFVDGMKERDIPLHVFHFDCFWMKEYEWCNFEWDERVFPDPEGMLRRLKEKGLNICVWINPYIGQRSKLFDEASSKGYLLQKADGSVWQWDLWQPGMGIVDFTNPEACKWYTSYLKKLLNMGVDSFKTDFGERIPTDVVYYDGSDPLKMHNYYSYLYNKVVFELLEETRGKGEASLFARSATAGGQQFPVHWGGDCDSTYEAMAESLRGGLSLGMSGFGFWSHDIGGFESTSSADIYKRWIAFGLLSSHSRLHGSRSYRVPWLYDEESVDVLRFFTKLKCRLMPYLFSASCDASQKGYPVMRAMLLEFPDDPAVENLDRQYMLGDSILVAPIFTEDGQVSFYLPSGTWTHFLTGETVDGGTWRKEVHGYQSLPLYVRPNSLVAIGQEEYRPDYHYQDNVEIHLFELEEGIETSTIIYDKNGTESFSVEAKREDNTIYISTNGTSNHWSMFLRGIQEVHSCEGLSIEKTEKGVRLLPNQAVKKLSVRLK
- a CDS encoding carbohydrate ABC transporter permease translates to MVRDKTFGSRALDILLIIILVGISISCILPLWYTLALSFSSKAAASAGEVTFWPVGFNISAYKQLLSDTQFFESFWISIQRVVLGAGLNFLIVPLMAYPLSKTVKDFKMRNVLMWLLIFTMLFNGGLIPLYLTIKEYNLLNSIWSLVLVGGAQTIVFNIILVINFFRNLPKELEEAALVDGAGPWYILYKLYIPLSIPVLATISLFSIVYHWNEFLYGLIFMTREEFYPLQTYIQQLTVVLDPANMTEDQYKRMSELSNRTLNAAKIFIAMLPVLVVYPFLQRFFIHGITLGSVKE